The genomic segment AGTGACCAAAGCTGGGGGAGTGAGCTTGCAAAGATGCtgtacacaaaaaagaaaaggagggctCTAGGGGGTAAAAGGAGCCCGCCTGTGCTGGCCGGGAGAGGCACTATCTCGGCTTTAGGTCCATTACTAAATCTGTTTGCCATAGAGGAAGACTTAAGAGACTTTGTACTTCTGGTTTTAACTACTTATCCTAATAGGTAAGGTCACgattcaacaaatattccatCAACGAAGggggatattttctttttctttactgcaCAAGCATTACTCAGAAATAACATGCAACGACAGCTGTGTCCCGAGATGAACTGGCAAGACACCCTCAAATCTAAAAGGACAGAAATGGTGCAAGGCTGGATTACAGGAAAGATGTTTGTGCCTAACTGTCTGCATAACTGACCTTGAATGACATACTACAAGGGTCAGTAAACCTTTTCTGTAAATAGCCAGGTGgtggatattttatattttaggctGTGTCAGTGACATATGTCTCTGttactctggtttctctttagATTGCATAAATCTTTCacctgttacttttttttttattaaatataatcctttttttaaaaaaaaaaaacaggtaaaatgcATTCCTCCAACCTCTGgcatattataaaatgttttaaaaaaaacctgtttttcgCTGCTGCTATTGCTGTCTTATGGGCCATCTGTACTTTCACGTACCTTGTCTACTGCTGGGCACCCTGTGTGACGTGGACTGGCCTCAGGCAGGGGAGCAAGCCTCTGTGCATCACTGTGCTTGCCAGGCGGACGTAGCTACACAGCTGCCCCTCTGAACACCGAAGCTAAGAATGTCTCCTGAGCACCGAGCGTACACCACCGGCGCTCTGGGAAAGGGAAGGACAGACAGGAGGTAACGGAAGGAACTGACCAGCGCAGGCTCAGTTCCAAGAGCAAAAGCATGAGCAAGCATACCCTCTGCAGAAGCGCCCCAGGTGGTCCTCTGGGTCCCCCCAGCACAACATGGCAAAGCCCTAAGTCGGAAGCAGCATCAGAGAGCTCTGGGTTTCTGCCTGAGTATGATTTAATATCTTTAAAGGAAAGAGGTCAGACCTTCAAGTCTTCCAACCCATCCACTGTAGAACAAGCAGCTTGTTCTGACATTTCAAGGGATGAACTTTACTGAAGGTTGCCTCAAAAGGCTTTTCACAATTCtgcttattttaaatacaataatctttttattttcattttttttccctgaaaaaggATTTGGGAGGGAAGAATGCTTACTGCTGGGATGTGAGGACTGCCTTGCCAATGTGAGATACCTAGACATGATTTCATACTTGTAGGAAAAATTTGCAGTATTTCAGTGGACATCAAGCCataagaagacaaaaattaaTAGCTGAGAagtcaaaataataattatctgtttcaaaataattgaaacaaTCACTGTTCCGGGGCCACTGACAGAAATTTTTTCACTGACATGATATTCAACTTCATTTGTAGAACAGTACAGAAGCTTATTCTTGAGTTGTGCGAGAGAGGGAGAACCAACAGCTTGGAGGTTGACTGGATTTGATCAAAAGATACAATCTACAACTTCTCAGTTACACTCAGGTTCTAATATGCTccaattttctattcttttctaaaaGCATGTTCAAAGCaagcccctattttttatttgttggctTGCCtttaataaagttattttgaaaGGAGAGTATGTGACTGAAAAAATATCAGtactgatacatttttattttcctagaagCTGGCCAAAAACATTGCATAATAAATACTTTGGGTTAGTGActggactttgtttttcttctgtgaaaaggCTTTTTCTGTACCTAAACATGTGGCTCAGAAAACTGAACCTCCAACTGAAGTATTCTCaactaattttgaaaacaaaaacaaaccttggCTTGCCTCAGTAACACACAAGATGTGAAGCCAGAGTCAGGTCTGAGATAAGGACAGAGGGAAATGAGAGGCCAGGGCTGCACTGAGAACGCCGAAGCCCTCCTCGCCTGTGGGGCCTGACCCTAGAGACTACCGGCGGCCTCACTGCGGCCAGTGACAGGTGGCTCGAAGAAGGAAGGTGTGAGGCTACGGTGGCTCAAGGGTCAGGAGGCCGGGTTCAGTGTGCACTAACAACAGGTCGTGTCTCCTGTAGCTAGGAGACACCAAGAAAtgtaaaaggaagaacaaaactgagggaaggggaggaggaaaaagaagaaaagaaaagaagaggacagagaggggggcaggcaaaagaaaggagaagataaATCAGGCAAGATTTGTTCCTGAAAAAGGATGGTTTTCTTAGACAAGGAGGGTCAGCACACTTTTTCTGAAAGGTCCAGACAGTAAATCTTTccggctttgcaggccatatagTCTCTGTTGTAGATACTCCACTCTGCTGGAAAGTAGCCACGGAaagtatgtaaacaaatgggcatggctatgttccaataaactTCTATTTACAAAAGAGCGACCAGCCCATATTCTGCAGACCCTTGGGAGAGCGTCTGTAAAAAAGATAGCTCGCGTGGGCTGACAGGAAACCCAACAGGAACGGGGGGGGCTCCTGGGCCCAGCACCTCGGGAAACTCCAATATGGTCCCAGGCGCGGTAACAAGCCACCAGACTCGCTGATGGTGACATCTGCATTGTGTCGCATGCTGTCCTTTCCTCCTTAGCTCTTAGGTCCTTCAATCAGCAAGACGCCGCCCAGAGAGGAAAGTGACAACTGTAGCCCTCACTACAGAATCCACCACAAGGCAGGAAAGAGACCGAACTTCAGTTCAAAGCAACTGTCTTGAAGTGATGTGTTTCACTGATGTCCTATCTGAACAGTGAGAAATGCACAGAGGAGCCCATCAGGAGCACCGCGTCTGTGAAGGGACTGTGACCTGCACCTCTCCTATCCATACCACTGCAAGAGCGAAACCCACAGCCCAAGATTATTGTTTTTAGATAAGGCTTGTGTAGAAATCTTTACTGAAATACAGATGCAACAGAATTAGCCTACCTACGGGACCCAAGGGACTAGCAACTGCAGATTAACAGACACTAGTGACATTCCTGTGCAGGATGCCTTACGAGCAGAAGAAAGGTGCACTGCCTCCCTGCTGTGCTGCAGATTGCCAGGGGTCTGAGGGGCTGCTGTGGGTGAGGCTCTGGGCCCTGACTAGGGAGGGTCTCCACGTTGTCCTCCCAAACCCAGGGAGCCTTAGGGGCTAGGAAGTGGGACTAGAAGACGGGTCTCCCGAAAAGGGCCCAGCTCTGGGGAGCTAAGGTAGAGCTTCAGTGATTGCTCCCCAGGGCCCCTGCAGCTCTCCCAGAAGCTCAGAGGTAATACCAGAGTTCTCTGGTCAGCAATTTCATCTCCATTGCTGGGACAGTCACTGTGCTGAGTAGGCCCAGGAGCAGAATTCTTTTGTGATTTGGAATCTGGAATGTGGGATCCACTGCCTTTGAATCTGGTGGCCAGTCATACTGTGAAGACGGCTATAAAAAGGAGGTCTTTGCAAGACAGGGAAAACAAGGGGAAACTTGAGTCAGTTGCAGGTCTGGCTTGGAGGTGTCTAGGAGACAGTTTTGCCAGCATCGGCTGTAAGTGTAAAAGGGCGTTCCAGAGCCAGCcctcaagttcatttttttttcctttcttctattagcAAAATTAACTGAATCAGCAAAAATGAgattcaacaaatataaaaatacttctaAACTTTTAAGTGTTCTAATTATGTAGAATCCCAGTCTATTTAAGTGTTGTTACTACTATAAAATGTAAGTTGATTTTAAAGATGATCCACAgcagtgtattaaaaaaaaaaaaatgcatacacatTGATACCTTTTCTCAAATGCTGCCTAAAATGGGAGAAAAGGCTATTATCTTgaagtaagttttttaaaatgaaaaagaacttaGAAAAGTAATGGAATGAGTTAATAAGCCTGGAACTGGAAGGGCTGCACCCGCTCACTGCCTCGCACCTCTCCCTAACCTAATCCAAGCACCACTACAAGGTAGTCTGCATGCAGCTAAGGGGGGGCACCTGCAACATATGTACCGGAGTCCGCACACGTGACCTCGGCAACCCTCAGCTGTTTAAGTCACCACAAAAACAGTATCCAGTGACGactatgtgaaaatattttttaaaaactttaaaaccacGTTTCAAAGATTAACCGAACCTACTGAAAACATACTAATGCTTCTGTGCAACTTAATGCTGAGAAAGGGCTGTCCAACATACACACTCAGCAGTTTCATTAATATAGGTAGCTCTTGAATGGCCAAAGTCGaagatattaaaatgaaaaaaagagactCATGGGATAGAGGAGACGTAGGGGGGAAAAATCAAGGCTTCATTGAAGATAGTCTATGAAATTCAATACAATTCCCAATTTCCCATGAATCAAACATTTCTCTCCAGTCCTATCCAGTCAGCAGAAGTTCTCACTATATACAGCAAATCTTTAACAGAATGGGTAGAAGGCCTGTTTTATCATGATCTGACCGAACTATGCATGAAAAAAGTCCATCTGGGTCTACCTAAATCTGAACAATCTAAATGGAGTTTTTTTAGTAAAAAGGACAGAGTAGCACCTGTCCAGATAAGCCTGCTTCTGTGACGGAGCACAGCAGAGAGGCTGGCTGAAGCTCTAACAGCCAAGCCTTTTCTGTAGAGTGGCCCAGGGGAGATGCTGAGTACACTCTGTGTTGTAATGGAGCAATGTCACAGGCACCAAGGTAAAACCAGTGCAACCACCTCAGGTGTCACTCAGGAAAGGCAAACAACGTTAGTTACAAACACTGCAGCTCTCACTTTCGAGCCAAGGACTGGAGCCTGATGTGACAGCGGCAGGAGTGACACTACAGGCATTAACTACCAGGATGGTGCTGATCACTCAGAATGCAAACACCCACGCTACACGCACCTCCCCACTGGGACCCGCCAACTGAACACCAGCTGGAGATGGGAGGAGGGGTGTGGGCCTGCTAGGAGATGCCGGAGCTGCCGCCTCCCACTGCAAGGTCGCTCTGCCCTTTACATAACTCTGTGCTGTTTAGACCTTTCTGAGTCTGGTGCCAAACTGGCTTTGCGGATACTCCTAGAGACCCTGGGCCACATTTAAACCATCTGGCCTGTGCTAATTACCCAGCTCATGAACACCTTAGCAAACTGTATGGGGAAGAAAGAATTTTACTGTAGAACTGCGGCTGGGAGACATCGGTGGCTAATAACCACAGGCAAATGCACCcaaatgcacatgcacacacaaactcTGAAACTTTTTTAGTACTGAAAATAACAACTTGGCTTTCTTTGAATATGGAAGTATTCAGGGTAAGAAAGAATATTACAATAGTCACTCTCATCCCAATTGTCAAGTTATAGttacaagatggaaaaaaaaaaaatcctacatttCTCCCCTCAAAGTCAGGTGAAAACCTTGTTAGAGTGCTAGCAAGCTTGCAAGGCCAAAAATGAAAAGGATGGTAAGAATCAGTAATGCAAATCACCTGGGGGGTGTAAATAAATTTTAGAGGTCATAACCCAATATTAACACCTTGTGACACATCTTTTGTCCCATGGGCACGTaatttagaatacattttttaaatgacagaaggCCAAAAGTGAGAGGAGTGACCAATAATGAatacgattttttaaaaaggggtaaCAGGAATATTCATCtttcataataattataaattccCTCTGCAATCTCCACATACCATAAAAATGATTTGGTTTAGCTTTCGAATATCATTTAAACAAACAAGACAGAGAGGGAAGTTCACTGCTCGGGTTTGCAAAGAGGAGCATCTGTTCAGGTACGGACACTGCAGGATGGCTGCTGAAAAGCTACTTTTATGTGCATGATGGTGGTCTTCTCGGCTACAGTACAAGTGCTTGTGCATCAAGTATAAAATACAAGCCTTTAATCACATAGATCAGCTTTTTagcttttgtaaatttaaaaacaaaaaggataaataaggcactgtacttttaaaaactaaaactgctTGGTTCCAAGTTTAAAACCCAAGGAACAAccagaatataatatataacttcCCTTACTCAGCCTCAGAGAAAGACTGCAAGTTCCCTTCTCCATCTGAGATGCATTTTCTGACATCTTCAATGGTGGTGTTCTCCGTTAACTGCAGATCTGAAAGGCTGGCTGAGCTTATAAAAGCAGACTTAGTTAATGCAAAGTGAAGGGTTACTTTCTGTAGGACAGTTTAGCTTGTGGCTGCCAGCCTTCCGATCACTTCGCATCCAGCCGTCTCCGTTTGCCGTGACAAGAGTCCAGCTTTGCCTTCAGCTTTCGCTTTCTCTGGGCCGCACTGCTCTCTGGGGTTTTCGTCAAGGGTCTGGCCCGGGTCTTTCCACTGCTCTGCTTCCTGTTGGTGGCTTTTTGTGGCCTTGAAGAGGATTCACCTGCCCCCTTTTGCTTTGCAGGTTTCATCCCTGTCTCCGGGGCAGCGGGCTGTGTGGGTCTTTTGTTtgtattctctttttccctcctggaCGGAGGGCAGCTTTTCCCAGGAGACTTCTTAGCGGTCTTCAGCTTATTCTCTTTCAAGGATGTCTTTTTGGGCAGCTGGCTGATTCGGTCCCTCGCAGCTGGCTTCTTGGCCGCAGGGGTTCTGGTGGATCCATCGGCATGCTTGTCTTTGCTGGCTTTCACCACAGGGGACCTTCCTGTGTCCTTCCTGTCCTGAGTGCTGCCGCTTTCTGTCCTCTTGCGTTTATTCTGCACTTCTGCTTTCGGCAAGATTTCAGACAtttgcttccctttccttcccttcattccgTCAGTACTCTTGGGCTTAATAGGAAACCCATCTGCATCCACTTGCAGGGCAAGCTTGGGGGACATCAGCGGGTTGATGCATACACTCTTACAACTCTGTTTACTTTCCACAGCCTGCCCCAACGggctttccattttctcattcttgATCAAACATTGCTGGGCTCTGAGCTTTCCTCGAATATTGGAATATTTTCTAAGGATCCGGGTACTGGCTGGGGTAGGTGAGTTTGTGGGAGGATGGCTATTTCGACCTTCTTTGACTTCCTCTATGCTGTCTTCAGAATTGGGGCTGAGGCTGATATCACTGCCATCCTCTGGCTCCACCTGGTCAGGATTCTCTCGAAATTTGGCCCAGAGCTTCTGTGTTTTCCAATTGTTCCTAGCAGGAGTAGCTCCAGGAAATTTCTTCAAGTGTTTTTTCAAGCGTTCAGCCTGTAGTGAACTGGGGTACAGGCTGGAAGGAGAGTACTTCTGAAGAGGATGCTTGACAGGGGGGATGTCTCCCGGAAGACGAGTATTGAGCTTCTTCACAATCACCAGAGACCGGGTTTCAGTTGTCTCTAAGAACCATTTGCAAACATTAGATAATTTAAAGTTTGTCATAAACAGCATCTGAACAGGAGAAAACTTTTGAACCTCCAATGAACCCCTACATTTCCGTGACCTTTTCTTGCTTTTCCAAATCTCCTTCAGTTTATCTGACTTGTTCCTTGATCTTGGTGTTGGCTGGGCTTCTTTCTCCAGCTGGATCCAGCCTTTCTGAACTCTCATGTACTGTGCATTGAAGTTGGCAATAAGCTCTTGGTTCTCCTCCTCTGCACACCATTCCACAAACTTTGGCTGGTCATCTACCACCGTGTCCACATCATCCTCGTCTACACGATCTCCACTCTCCGAAGCTTCATTTTCCTTTGGCATTGGGTTTCCTTGAGCTGCTTCCTTTTCTGAAGTCATTTTTGTAGTATCTGAGGAGTCCAGAGAATGAGCGTGTCTTAGGTTGTAGGTTGAAGAGGTCAGTCTTGTAAGCCTCGGTACCCATTTTGGGGGCCCAGCGGCATCACCACTTCCACTACTTGACAACCCAAGTGCACTGGACGGCAGGTCACTATCGTCATCTTTACGCTGGGCGTTTGCAGTGCCGACCTCATTCGCAACTGCCTCTGCATCTTGTGCAGGAACTGGGTCTGGCTTCTCTTTTGATTGTTCTGGGAAAGTACAAGGAATACTTTCTGAGGGGTCATGAGCATTTTTCTCTCCTAACTTAGACTGAACATAGATTTCCAGTCTCTCTCCAGGCAGGGGCTGGCCAACTGTGGTTATGGGATCACTGCTGGGGAAAATATCTCCTTCTTCCCCCTTGACTTCTTTCGCCAGCATGTTTTTATAAGTCTGCCTGGTGATGATCCCACCTCCTTCGCCCTCCTGCTCAGCGTCTTTCTCAGAGGGATTTTCCTTGACACCTGGGTTTTCAGGGTCCTCCAGACCTTTTGTATGGAAACCGTCAGCCAGAAGGCCCTCTGATGCTGTCTCGACAGAGTACCCTTCTTTTTTAGAACGTTTCATACCAGGATTTTTAgaaatcttgatctcaggacaaGCAGAGGAAGAATCTGAACTTTGACTTCTTAGGCACCTATCGGCAGAGGAGGGATCTGAAAGCTGACTCCTCAGGCACCTGTCAGAGGCCTCAGGgagttttttaccttttttcttcttgTCCACATTCTCTTCAGGGGAGTCAATGTTTTGATCACACATATCTTTTTCTGAAGACTGTTTTACATCACCCCTCTGTCCCTCTGATTTTCCTGTACCACCTGCTGCCTCACTGTCCTCAATTTTGCTGGGGTTTTCATTAGTAAAAGTGCTGCTTTCCTTCAAGAGTGGGTCAGTATCTAGCTCCTGAGTGTCTTCAGTCTCGGCCTCGGTACTGATGCTTTGGCTGTCTTCAGCTTTTCCCAGGCTCTGGGGAGGCTCCAAGCCCACTGGGGGACTCTGACTTTCTGAGCACAGAGGACCTTCCTCTCTACTGACTGTTTCAGGAGAAGAATGAGGCCTAGAAACAACATCTTCACTGCCTCCCTCAGAAATGCTCTCAGTAGAGGAAATCAGGTGACAGTCTTGGGTGACAGTCCCCTCCTTGATATCCAGCAGTTCGACTGGTTGTTGGTCTCGTTCAGGGGAAGCCATCCCACTTGCTGTGGGAGTTGAGACCATGGAGCTGCCTTCTGGCATGTCCTCTTCGGGAAGGTGAGCAGGGAGACGCGACACCAGGCTGGAGGCTGTTGTTTCCTCTGACCTAGGAGAGCTGCTCGGATTTGGTTTATTTGTTGTGGGGCAAACCTCAGGCTCTTGAGATTCCTTTTCAGAGgaagcttctctttctccttccttgagGGAGGTTATTTCTTTACTAGGTTCCTCATGGTCGTCCTCTCTGGGATGCTGCATATCCAGTGCAGGTCCAGGGGCTGAACGTGGAAGGGTCTGCCTGGGAGTGACCGCTCCCTCTGGTTCCACTGGTGAACAGCTCGCCTTTTCTTGGGGGTGCAAATTTCTGGCCAGTGTGCGAACAGTTGGCAGCTCACAACAATCACCATTGAAGAAGTATCCTCGAGTACTCTTCCTGGCTGTTTTTCGAGAAGATAATATTGATCTCTGATTCTCCAAGTGGCATTCTGTTATTGGCTGACTGATATAAACGACATCACACTGGTTATCGTAATCGTTTATCCTCAACCCTGATGCCCTTTTACTTTTCCGAGCTGTCTTAATGGAGGCTGATATCATCTTGGTTCGCGAATGTCCATTAGATGCTTTGTGTATGGCTGGCATGGGGCTGGGGGCTAACCAACCATCTTTGGAATGATCAAACTGACCCTTATCACTGGGATGTAAATGATAACTCACCTTATTTCTTCCTAGTGAGTGAAGATGGTTCTCTTGCTTTGGCCTTGATTCTTGTTCACTGGACTCTGACTCTTGGCGTAAAGGTGTATTTGAGCTACACAGTAAAGCATTCTCTTTGTCAGCAGTTCTAGGTGAATTCCCAGTAAACCCTGAGTCCCAAGCCTCTTCTGATAAAGCTTTGAATGAATTTCTTTGAGAAACAATACAGGTGTTGCTCTCCTCACTATTCTCAGCTGCCACTTTCACTGCAATCAGACTTTCTACTAAAGCTGAGCTCTGCATATGGTCTTTCCCCTCCTCACACATTTTCACATCTGTGTCTTGCTCCGGTCCAGTGGTTTGCCCCTCCAAGCTCTTAGCGATGTGGTGGAAGCTTAATGAGGAAGAATTCGGTGTGGTGAGGTATCCCAGACTGCAACTATCCGTTGAACTACCAGAATTAGGTTTAGTGGTTGGAAGTCCAGAGGAATCTTTCTGGATAATAGTCAAGGCATTCTCTCTTCCATCTACAGAGTTTGTCTCAGGAGGAGGCTCCTTCAGGGCCTGTTCTGTCAAGTGTGGAGGGCTGTGTGAGCCTGATGAGTCTACAAACAAATCTACAGAAGTAGGAGACATCATATTGAGACATGCAGCATCCTTTTCCTTATGTCTGGTGCCTAGCTGGGCACAGCCAGCATTGCAAGTGGATGCATCCATTGCTCCAGAATCAGGTCGCAGGTCCTCAGTGCCCGGTTGGGATTCAGTGTACAGATCGTTCAGGACACGGATGAACTGCTTCTGATGATGAGTGCACAGTTTGACCATAAACTTCTC from the Halichoerus grypus chromosome 7, mHalGry1.hap1.1, whole genome shotgun sequence genome contains:
- the LCOR gene encoding ligand-dependent corepressor isoform X3, whose translation is MQRMIQQFAAEYTSKNSSTQDPSQPNSTKNQSLPKASPVTTSPTAATTQNPVLSKLLMADQDSPLDLTVRKSQSEPSEQDGVLDLSTKKSPCAGSTSLSHSPGCSSTQGNGENSTEAIAVDSNNQSKSPLEKFMVKLCTHHQKQFIRVLNDLYTESQPGTEDLRPDSGAMDASTCNAGCAQLGTRHKEKDAACLNMMSPTSVDLFVDSSGSHSPPHLTEQALKEPPPETNSVDGRENALTIIQKDSSGLPTTKPNSGSSTDSCSLGYLTTPNSSSLSFHHIAKSLEGQTTGPEQDTDVKMCEEGKDHMQSSALVESLIAVKVAAENSEESNTCIVSQRNSFKALSEEAWDSGFTGNSPRTADKENALLCSSNTPLRQESESSEQESRPKQENHLHSLGRNKVSYHLHPSDKGQFDHSKDGWLAPSPMPAIHKASNGHSRTKMISASIKTARKSKRASGLRINDYDNQCDVVYISQPITECHLENQRSILSSRKTARKSTRGYFFNGDCCELPTVRTLARNLHPQEKASCSPVEPEGAVTPRQTLPRSAPGPALDMQHPREDDHEEPSKEITSLKEGEREASSEKESQEPEVCPTTNKPNPSSSPRSEETTASSLVSRLPAHLPEEDMPEGSSMVSTPTASGMASPERDQQPVELLDIKEGTVTQDCHLISSTESISEGGSEDVVSRPHSSPETVSREEGPLCSESQSPPVGLEPPQSLGKAEDSQSISTEAETEDTQELDTDPLLKESSTFTNENPSKIEDSEAAGGTGKSEGQRGDVKQSSEKDMCDQNIDSPEENVDKKKKGKKLPEASDRCLRSQLSDPSSADRCLRSQSSDSSSACPEIKISKNPGMKRSKKEGYSVETASEGLLADGFHTKGLEDPENPGVKENPSEKDAEQEGEGGGIITRQTYKNMLAKEVKGEEGDIFPSSDPITTVGQPLPGERLEIYVQSKLGEKNAHDPSESIPCTFPEQSKEKPDPVPAQDAEAVANEVGTANAQRKDDDSDLPSSALGLSSSGSGDAAGPPKWVPRLTRLTSSTYNLRHAHSLDSSDTTKMTSEKEAAQGNPMPKENEASESGDRVDEDDVDTVVDDQPKFVEWCAEEENQELIANFNAQYMRVQKGWIQLEKEAQPTPRSRNKSDKLKEIWKSKKRSRKCRGSLEVQKFSPVQMLFMTNFKLSNVCKWFLETTETRSLVIVKKLNTRLPGDIPPVKHPLQKYSPSSLYPSSLQAERLKKHLKKFPGATPARNNWKTQKLWAKFRENPDQVEPEDGSDISLSPNSEDSIEEVKEGRNSHPPTNSPTPASTRILRKYSNIRGKLRAQQCLIKNEKMESPLGQAVESKQSCKSVCINPLMSPKLALQVDADGFPIKPKSTDGMKGRKGKQMSEILPKAEVQNKRKRTESGSTQDRKDTGRSPVVKASKDKHADGSTRTPAAKKPAARDRISQLPKKTSLKENKLKTAKKSPGKSCPPSRREKENTNKRPTQPAAPETGMKPAKQKGAGESSSRPQKATNRKQSSGKTRARPLTKTPESSAAQRKRKLKAKLDSCHGKRRRLDAK
- the LCOR gene encoding ligand-dependent corepressor isoform X1, which encodes MAAGGSGCTSSAGGGGGGGRGVNPRRSGRCVCICVRSRFPLCGGRRDHKGLTHIFNPPPKRFESILEGLFGPALLKDLSLFKDSEPENISDWTFDENCLFCCLRRDKVKGHLVGLDEPASGAGQEALLKQEQAKIIRFERQAEEFLNAVFYRKDSPWVSDPNIPLVAREIMQRMIQQFAAEYTSKNSSTQDPSQPNSTKNQSLPKASPVTTSPTAATTQNPVLSKLLMADQDSPLDLTVRKSQSEPSEQDGVLDLSTKKSPCAGSTSLSHSPGCSSTQGNGENSTEAIAVDSNNQSKSPLEKFMVKLCTHHQKQFIRVLNDLYTESQPGTEDLRPDSGAMDASTCNAGCAQLGTRHKEKDAACLNMMSPTSVDLFVDSSGSHSPPHLTEQALKEPPPETNSVDGRENALTIIQKDSSGLPTTKPNSGSSTDSCSLGYLTTPNSSSLSFHHIAKSLEGQTTGPEQDTDVKMCEEGKDHMQSSALVESLIAVKVAAENSEESNTCIVSQRNSFKALSEEAWDSGFTGNSPRTADKENALLCSSNTPLRQESESSEQESRPKQENHLHSLGRNKVSYHLHPSDKGQFDHSKDGWLAPSPMPAIHKASNGHSRTKMISASIKTARKSKRASGLRINDYDNQCDVVYISQPITECHLENQRSILSSRKTARKSTRGYFFNGDCCELPTVRTLARNLHPQEKASCSPVEPEGAVTPRQTLPRSAPGPALDMQHPREDDHEEPSKEITSLKEGEREASSEKESQEPEVCPTTNKPNPSSSPRSEETTASSLVSRLPAHLPEEDMPEGSSMVSTPTASGMASPERDQQPVELLDIKEGTVTQDCHLISSTESISEGGSEDVVSRPHSSPETVSREEGPLCSESQSPPVGLEPPQSLGKAEDSQSISTEAETEDTQELDTDPLLKESSTFTNENPSKIEDSEAAGGTGKSEGQRGDVKQSSEKDMCDQNIDSPEENVDKKKKGKKLPEASDRCLRSQLSDPSSADRCLRSQSSDSSSACPEIKISKNPGMKRSKKEGYSVETASEGLLADGFHTKGLEDPENPGVKENPSEKDAEQEGEGGGIITRQTYKNMLAKEVKGEEGDIFPSSDPITTVGQPLPGERLEIYVQSKLGEKNAHDPSESIPCTFPEQSKEKPDPVPAQDAEAVANEVGTANAQRKDDDSDLPSSALGLSSSGSGDAAGPPKWVPRLTRLTSSTYNLRHAHSLDSSDTTKMTSEKEAAQGNPMPKENEASESGDRVDEDDVDTVVDDQPKFVEWCAEEENQELIANFNAQYMRVQKGWIQLEKEAQPTPRSRNKSDKLKEIWKSKKRSRKCRGSLEVQKFSPVQMLFMTNFKLSNVCKWFLETTETRSLVIVKKLNTRLPGDIPPVKHPLQKYSPSSLYPSSLQAERLKKHLKKFPGATPARNNWKTQKLWAKFRENPDQVEPEDGSDISLSPNSEDSIEEVKEGRNSHPPTNSPTPASTRILRKYSNIRGKLRAQQCLIKNEKMESPLGQAVESKQSCKSVCINPLMSPKLALQVDADGFPIKPKSTDGMKGRKGKQMSEILPKAEVQNKRKRTESGSTQDRKDTGRSPVVKASKDKHADGSTRTPAAKKPAARDRISQLPKKTSLKENKLKTAKKSPGKSCPPSRREKENTNKRPTQPAAPETGMKPAKQKGAGESSSRPQKATNRKQSSGKTRARPLTKTPESSAAQRKRKLKAKLDSCHGKRRRLDAK
- the LCOR gene encoding ligand-dependent corepressor isoform X2 produces the protein MAAGGSGCTSSAGGGGGGGRGVNPRRSGRSRFPLCGGRRDHKGLTHIFNPPPKRFESILEGLFGPALLKDLSLFKDSEPENISDWTFDENCLFCCLRRDKVKGHLVGLDEPASGAGQEALLKQEQAKIIRFERQAEEFLNAVFYRKDSPWVSDPNIPLVAREIMQRMIQQFAAEYTSKNSSTQDPSQPNSTKNQSLPKASPVTTSPTAATTQNPVLSKLLMADQDSPLDLTVRKSQSEPSEQDGVLDLSTKKSPCAGSTSLSHSPGCSSTQGNGENSTEAIAVDSNNQSKSPLEKFMVKLCTHHQKQFIRVLNDLYTESQPGTEDLRPDSGAMDASTCNAGCAQLGTRHKEKDAACLNMMSPTSVDLFVDSSGSHSPPHLTEQALKEPPPETNSVDGRENALTIIQKDSSGLPTTKPNSGSSTDSCSLGYLTTPNSSSLSFHHIAKSLEGQTTGPEQDTDVKMCEEGKDHMQSSALVESLIAVKVAAENSEESNTCIVSQRNSFKALSEEAWDSGFTGNSPRTADKENALLCSSNTPLRQESESSEQESRPKQENHLHSLGRNKVSYHLHPSDKGQFDHSKDGWLAPSPMPAIHKASNGHSRTKMISASIKTARKSKRASGLRINDYDNQCDVVYISQPITECHLENQRSILSSRKTARKSTRGYFFNGDCCELPTVRTLARNLHPQEKASCSPVEPEGAVTPRQTLPRSAPGPALDMQHPREDDHEEPSKEITSLKEGEREASSEKESQEPEVCPTTNKPNPSSSPRSEETTASSLVSRLPAHLPEEDMPEGSSMVSTPTASGMASPERDQQPVELLDIKEGTVTQDCHLISSTESISEGGSEDVVSRPHSSPETVSREEGPLCSESQSPPVGLEPPQSLGKAEDSQSISTEAETEDTQELDTDPLLKESSTFTNENPSKIEDSEAAGGTGKSEGQRGDVKQSSEKDMCDQNIDSPEENVDKKKKGKKLPEASDRCLRSQLSDPSSADRCLRSQSSDSSSACPEIKISKNPGMKRSKKEGYSVETASEGLLADGFHTKGLEDPENPGVKENPSEKDAEQEGEGGGIITRQTYKNMLAKEVKGEEGDIFPSSDPITTVGQPLPGERLEIYVQSKLGEKNAHDPSESIPCTFPEQSKEKPDPVPAQDAEAVANEVGTANAQRKDDDSDLPSSALGLSSSGSGDAAGPPKWVPRLTRLTSSTYNLRHAHSLDSSDTTKMTSEKEAAQGNPMPKENEASESGDRVDEDDVDTVVDDQPKFVEWCAEEENQELIANFNAQYMRVQKGWIQLEKEAQPTPRSRNKSDKLKEIWKSKKRSRKCRGSLEVQKFSPVQMLFMTNFKLSNVCKWFLETTETRSLVIVKKLNTRLPGDIPPVKHPLQKYSPSSLYPSSLQAERLKKHLKKFPGATPARNNWKTQKLWAKFRENPDQVEPEDGSDISLSPNSEDSIEEVKEGRNSHPPTNSPTPASTRILRKYSNIRGKLRAQQCLIKNEKMESPLGQAVESKQSCKSVCINPLMSPKLALQVDADGFPIKPKSTDGMKGRKGKQMSEILPKAEVQNKRKRTESGSTQDRKDTGRSPVVKASKDKHADGSTRTPAAKKPAARDRISQLPKKTSLKENKLKTAKKSPGKSCPPSRREKENTNKRPTQPAAPETGMKPAKQKGAGESSSRPQKATNRKQSSGKTRARPLTKTPESSAAQRKRKLKAKLDSCHGKRRRLDAK